AAATTGTTTCGGATAAAATGATCTTCTAACTGGTTGGTATATTGCAAGGCACGTTCTGGATTGACCAGTTCCATTTTGCCATTTTTAAAATAATCGTTTTGCACATCAATAATCAGTAAGGCCTGTTTCATTAGGGTTACGTCCAAGACTAAGATAAAACAAGCATAGGGTGAAACAGAGAAATCGGCTATATTCAGGTGAAAGCATTGTTACTGGTTTTCTTTCGTACTGAAAAATGAATATTGAACTTGATCCGATCGACTTAAAAATTATTGAACTTTTAAAACAGGATTCTCGCCTGAGCCATAAAGAAATTGGACGGCGCGTACATCGTACAGGGCAGGCTGTTGGGGCGCGAATTGCTCAATTGATGGATGTGGGTGTGATTAAAAATTACACCATCGCGATAAAATACGAGCATAAACAATTCATTCAACTGTTTATGAATGATCAGCAAGCTTTTATCGAGGTTGAACGTCTGGTCAAAC
The DNA window shown above is from Acinetobacter colistiniresistens and carries:
- a CDS encoding AsnC family transcriptional regulator; translated protein: MNIELDPIDLKIIELLKQDSRLSHKEIGRRVHRTGQAVGARIAQLMDVGVIKNYTIAIKYEHKQFIQLFMNDQQAFIEVERLVKQYQEVDECFKILGNACYMIVSHFNPSQLNEFIEQLSRWCRYSVETVMREIDTT